ATAGGGAAAATATCAAGAGGCTGTTAAAGGGAGAAGAGCGCAAGACCGATTTTCTTGAAAGTTTCAAAAGCAAATCCACCGGCCAATCATCCTGATTTCCGTTTCCGGTCTTCGGCGCAAAGCATGTTCCATTCTGTCCATACCGCGATGTCGTTATAAAGCTTTAGAGTTCCGCCTGATCTGCCGAAATTGACTGTATGGGAAAACGGGCCTATTATGGTTTTAAAGCGCGTGGTGGCGCAAAAATGGCAATTGAAAGCTAATATGGCGATAGTGTCATGTCAATAATTTGACATTGACATTAATTTGCATGTAAATTAGCATACATTGTCATATAATTATTGCGGAATAGATTAAAGGGCGTCCATGTCGTACGGCTACGAACAAGAGATGACTCTGAAGCAGGCTTATGGCTTGCTGGAAGTCGCCGAAAATTCGGCAATAGAGACTGTCAAGCAGTCCTACAGGCGCGCCGCCAAGCTTTATCATCCCGACGCCGCATCAGGCCTTGCTGACACAGAGAAATTCCACAAAATAGTCACCGCGTACAACCTGATAACAAAAGACATCAAGCGCAAGCAGATCCTTTTCAAATCCACCCGCAAGGGGGCAGGAAAAGCTCCCGCCGGGGCGGAGGCCGCGCAGGCAGGCGGATGGAGGAGGTTTGCCGGGAAGACCGGATCGAAGTTCATGGACTTCATGGGTGGGATGCGCTCCAAGTCACAGCCCAAACCTTCGCATGAGAATAAAGCCAGGACCGGCAGTGAATGGAAAAGCACCAGCACGTTGACCTATGACGAACTGATCATACGGTTTGACAAGTCGCCCAACGTCTGGCTCCAGATAGAGGCGGCGCACGAAATATACAGCAGGTTCCGGGGAAGGTTTGAGTCCTTCGCCATCCCGCGGCTTCCCCGGGCGCAAGCCAGGGCGCTGGTGGAGCTGATCCAGGTGCTGGGCAAGATAAAGACGCAAACGGCTCTTGGCGCCATCGCGCCGTATCTTTCATCCGGCGACAAGGAGGTGTGCTGCTCGGCGTTCATGTCGCTTGAAAACGGAGGAGCCATCGGCCAGGAGA
This region of Nitrospinota bacterium genomic DNA includes:
- a CDS encoding DnaJ domain-containing protein produces the protein MTLKQAYGLLEVAENSAIETVKQSYRRAAKLYHPDAASGLADTEKFHKIVTAYNLITKDIKRKQILFKSTRKGAGKAPAGAEAAQAGGWRRFAGKTGSKFMDFMGGMRSKSQPKPSHENKARTGSEWKSTSTLTYDELIIRFDKSPNVWLQIEAAHEIYSRFRGRFESFAIPRLPRAQARALVELIQVLGKIKTQTALGAIAPYLSSGDKEVCCSAFMSLENGGAIGQEILDKSIRTPSPMMYYITGLFNRSPFEKHVLKSRLVPSQKMRRLTAVTRRTGLPLQDLLEGVGVSLQSLA